From Helicobacter sp. MIT 05-5293, one genomic window encodes:
- a CDS encoding chaperone NapD, with product MNISSIVVKTHENHFESVKNIINEIQGCEIYLEDKSTHHLIVVIEAPNTEEEIAINRCLENLEGVISANMHYAYQEDEINAQIKTNEEGVCEFLNNTSIPTENIIYAGSIAHLMGKTKKH from the coding sequence ATGAATATATCAAGCATTGTCGTTAAAACGCACGAAAATCACTTTGAATCTGTCAAAAATATTATCAATGAAATACAAGGGTGTGAAATTTACCTTGAAGACAAATCCACCCATCATCTTATTGTCGTGATTGAAGCCCCCAATACAGAAGAAGAAATCGCTATCAATCGTTGTTTGGAAAACCTTGAGGGAGTAATCAGCGCAAATATGCACTATGCGTATCAAGAAGATGAAATCAATGCTCAAATCAAAACTAATGAAGAAGGTGTGTGTGAATTTCTTAACAATACCTCTATCCCTACTGAAAATATTATTTATGCTGGATCAATTGCGCACCTCATGGGCAAAACCAAAAAACACTAA
- a CDS encoding nitrate reductase, protein MRAIALCLFLILPLWAKSYILSSTEQQNIPIEGIITHISVFKNRFFVGNATGHIEIFELDISHKARKIRTITLPMIKDYFGDERAPQVFHITTFDGQNLFVLSESSKGKKSIVYINLAEEILPSIIYETPLSPKKILALDAKHLLVGFLSNEIGVFDLSTQSFLYLSHPSTAGFSDMSLNESFIFSTDESGVVNVLDVKNGNTLSRIDSINKDNNYQIASARDKILTAGQDRQMAIYTFKPTPHFSLQNAQAIKSDFLIYAVGISPNATLGAYSKNEQNDIGIVDLENLAEILTLKGSTSLINTLVFIDEYTLISGSDNQQLIIWHLKPHLTKDK, encoded by the coding sequence GTGAGAGCAATTGCTCTTTGTTTATTCTTAATACTGCCTCTGTGGGCAAAATCTTATATTTTGTCTTCCACAGAGCAACAAAATATCCCTATAGAGGGCATTATTACTCATATTAGCGTATTTAAAAATCGCTTTTTTGTGGGTAATGCCACCGGTCATATTGAAATTTTTGAGCTAGATATTTCTCACAAAGCACGAAAGATTCGCACAATCACGCTTCCAATGATTAAAGATTATTTTGGCGATGAAAGAGCTCCTCAAGTTTTTCATATTACCACCTTTGATGGTCAAAATCTTTTCGTCCTTAGTGAATCCTCCAAAGGCAAAAAATCGATTGTGTATATCAATCTTGCAGAGGAGATTCTGCCTTCAATCATTTATGAAACACCTCTATCTCCCAAAAAGATTCTTGCTTTAGATGCCAAACATCTACTTGTAGGTTTTTTGAGTAACGAAATCGGAGTATTTGACCTCTCTACGCAAAGTTTTTTATATCTGTCTCACCCTAGCACAGCAGGATTTTCGGATATGTCCCTTAATGAATCGTTTATTTTTAGCACCGATGAATCTGGTGTCGTTAATGTGCTTGATGTCAAAAATGGCAACACACTTTCAAGGATTGATTCTATCAACAAAGACAACAACTACCAAATTGCTTCTGCCCGTGATAAGATTCTCACTGCAGGACAAGATCGGCAAATGGCAATTTATACCTTTAAGCCTACACCGCATTTTAGTCTTCAAAATGCTCAAGCAATCAAGAGTGATTTTCTTATTTATGCAGTAGGCATTTCCCCAAATGCCACATTAGGCGCATACAGCAAGAATGAACAAAATGACATCGGGATTGTGGATTTAGAGAATCTAGCGGAGATTCTGACACTAAAAGGCTCGACTTCCCTTATCAATACGCTTGTTTTTATTGACGAATACACGCTTATTTCAGGGAGCGATAATCAACAGCTTATCATTTGGCATCTCAAACCTCATCTCACAAAGGATAAATAA
- a CDS encoding nitrate reductase cytochrome c-type subunit, with protein MKRWLKGILIVSLGFVLFACSDSNTQSQSESVRDSDIGLRKVDLQDEKDVKLLDYEYISSAAGESERIERSFENAPPMISHSVEGMLPITKDDNQCLACHDPAIAADVGAIAVPSSHTYDLRLNKSLGEVANARFNCVLCHTPQTNALPLITNTFTPDFRDQSSKSQSNLLDILNEGVK; from the coding sequence ATGAAAAGATGGTTGAAAGGTATTTTAATAGTTTCTCTAGGGTTTGTTTTATTTGCGTGTTCAGATTCTAACACTCAAAGCCAATCCGAAAGTGTGCGTGATAGCGACATAGGACTTAGAAAAGTCGACCTCCAAGATGAAAAAGATGTCAAATTGCTTGACTATGAGTATATTTCTTCAGCTGCTGGCGAAAGTGAGCGCATTGAACGCTCATTTGAAAATGCTCCTCCGATGATTTCACACAGCGTAGAGGGAATGCTGCCTATCACAAAAGACGATAATCAGTGTCTTGCTTGTCATGATCCTGCGATTGCAGCCGATGTCGGTGCGATTGCCGTTCCTAGCTCACACACTTATGATTTGCGTCTCAACAAATCACTTGGCGAAGTTGCAAATGCACGATTTAATTGTGTGCTTTGTCATACTCCACAGACTAATGCACTCCCACTCATTACCAATACTTTTACACCTGACTTTAGAGATCAATCAAGCAAAAGCCAATCAAATCTTCTTGATATTCTCAATGAGGGCGTGAAGTGA
- the napH gene encoding quinol dehydrogenase ferredoxin subunit NapH, with protein sequence MKLSKLSKYKYLIVRRFTQCAILAIFILGNYSIATIKNVQNMDSVGVFSGNIEHLIGDSSSVVAKEASFTSWFAQGNLSHSRWFGGAFSLSDPLSVMQIFLAGGGLAFDIVLGALLVIIIYGVFLGRAYCAFVCPINLITDLAHFLRAKLGLNTAQRKFFLSRYTRFVILALVLVLSFIFGVGAFEILSPISMAHRGIVFGMGFGIFALLAIFLFDLLLLKNGFCGHICPLGAMYALIGKFALLRVKHTHSRCTKCMECVRVCPEPEVLKPISKQSGALMSMACIRCGRCIEACNDDALNFGIYNFLKKESK encoded by the coding sequence ATGAAGCTATCTAAACTATCCAAATACAAATACTTAATCGTGCGAAGATTCACACAATGTGCCATTTTAGCCATTTTTATTCTGGGTAATTATTCTATTGCTACGATTAAAAATGTCCAAAATATGGATTCTGTGGGTGTATTTAGCGGTAATATTGAGCATTTAATCGGTGATTCTAGCTCTGTTGTAGCAAAGGAAGCAAGTTTTACAAGCTGGTTTGCACAAGGCAATCTTAGCCATTCTCGTTGGTTTGGTGGAGCTTTTAGCCTAAGTGATCCTTTGAGTGTGATGCAAATCTTTCTTGCTGGAGGTGGTTTGGCTTTTGATATTGTTTTAGGAGCTTTGCTTGTAATCATCATTTATGGTGTATTTTTAGGAAGAGCTTATTGTGCCTTTGTGTGTCCTATTAATCTCATCACGGATTTAGCTCATTTTTTACGCGCTAAACTCGGATTAAACACCGCGCAACGCAAGTTTTTTCTCTCTCGCTATACACGCTTTGTGATTCTCGCTCTAGTGCTTGTCCTAAGCTTTATCTTTGGAGTGGGTGCATTTGAGATTCTTAGCCCTATTTCAATGGCTCATCGTGGTATTGTTTTTGGTATGGGCTTTGGCATATTTGCGCTTTTAGCAATATTTTTGTTTGATTTACTGCTGCTTAAAAATGGTTTTTGTGGGCATATTTGTCCGCTTGGCGCAATGTATGCTTTAATCGGGAAGTTTGCCCTTTTGCGCGTCAAACACACACATTCGCGTTGCACAAAATGTATGGAATGTGTGCGAGTTTGTCCCGAACCAGAAGTGCTAAAACCTATTAGCAAACAAAGTGGTGCGCTTATGTCTATGGCTTGTATTCGTTGTGGAAGATGTATTGAGGCGTGCAATGATGATGCACTGAATTTTGGAATTTATAACTTTTTAAAAAAGGAGTCAAAATGA
- the napG gene encoding ferredoxin-type protein NapG, producing MSNKTPNQFNPQRREALVKIGQNAGFALFGALIWGAYINVAKAGNGMILRPPGASKNDEEFVASCIKCGLCVEACPFYTLKLATPSDPAVIGTPFFEARKVPCYMCKEIPCASICPTQALSLERLFRPKKAQIEEQTYTEANINNATMGVAIVDSKHCVAYAGIQCDACYRACPLIDQAIKLEYKRNERTGKHGFLLPVVDSDYCTGCGMCEKACVTELPTIIVFPRNVALGKMGTNYIKGWDKTDENRLFDIKKDAPKKSNDTPLQSLDYLNSSLGDL from the coding sequence GTGTCAAACAAAACTCCTAACCAATTTAACCCTCAAAGACGCGAAGCACTTGTCAAGATAGGGCAAAATGCTGGTTTTGCCTTATTTGGTGCATTGATTTGGGGAGCTTATATCAATGTCGCTAAAGCAGGTAATGGTATGATTTTGCGTCCGCCGGGTGCAAGCAAAAACGATGAAGAATTTGTCGCAAGCTGTATCAAATGTGGGCTTTGCGTAGAAGCTTGTCCGTTCTATACACTTAAACTCGCTACTCCTAGCGATCCTGCTGTCATAGGCACGCCCTTTTTTGAAGCGCGCAAAGTGCCTTGCTATATGTGTAAAGAAATTCCCTGTGCAAGCATTTGCCCGACACAAGCACTTTCTTTAGAGCGTTTATTTCGCCCTAAAAAAGCCCAAATAGAAGAGCAAACCTATACAGAGGCGAATATCAATAATGCGACAATGGGCGTAGCAATCGTAGATTCTAAACATTGCGTAGCGTATGCAGGGATTCAATGTGATGCGTGCTATCGTGCGTGTCCCTTGATAGATCAAGCCATCAAGCTAGAATATAAACGCAATGAACGCACAGGTAAGCATGGATTCTTGCTTCCTGTCGTGGATAGCGATTATTGCACGGGTTGTGGTATGTGCGAAAAAGCTTGCGTAACAGAATTACCAACGATTATTGTATTTCCTCGCAATGTCGCTCTTGGCAAAATGGGGACAAATTATATTAAAGGTTGGGACAAAACCGATGAAAATCGTTTGTTTGACATCAAAAAAGATGCACCTAAAAAATCCAATGATACACCTTTGCAAAGCTTAGATTATCTCAATAGCTCTTTGGGAGATTTGTGA